The Gordonibacter urolithinfaciens genome contains a region encoding:
- a CDS encoding sulfate/molybdate ABC transporter ATP-binding protein, giving the protein MSLEVNIKKKYPSFTLDVAFTAGDETLGFLGASGCGKSLTMRCIAGIETPDEGRIVVNDQVFFDSAQRVNLTPQQRKTALLFQSYMLFPNLTVAENVGAGIEPAVPRGVRDAIVATELKRFGLEGFDKRYPAQLSGGQQQRVALARMLAARPGILMLDEPFSALDAHLKGVLEQNLVSLFDAYDGTILYVSHDIDEALRFCDRIAVVEAGRIMETGTGDDLVNRPQSLAGVKLSGCKNATPAERMGEHRVRLPKWGIEVATAAPVREDVTHLGVRAFYLERASGPGENCYRVRVDRVSDSRFDRTVLLGFLDRVQDEAPTVSADEDEMKYLHQHLFWRVDKLKAGPGELPSEGDELWIRIPPDKVYLVSR; this is encoded by the coding sequence GTGAGCCTGGAAGTCAACATCAAGAAGAAGTACCCCTCTTTCACGCTGGACGTGGCGTTCACGGCGGGGGACGAGACGCTGGGGTTCCTCGGTGCGTCGGGGTGCGGCAAGAGCCTCACCATGCGCTGCATCGCCGGCATCGAGACGCCCGACGAGGGGCGCATCGTGGTGAACGACCAGGTGTTCTTCGATTCCGCGCAGCGCGTGAACCTCACGCCGCAACAGCGCAAGACGGCGCTTCTGTTCCAGAGCTACATGCTGTTCCCGAACCTCACCGTGGCCGAGAACGTGGGCGCGGGCATCGAGCCCGCCGTGCCGCGCGGCGTGCGCGATGCCATCGTGGCCACGGAGCTCAAGCGCTTCGGCCTGGAGGGCTTCGACAAGCGCTACCCGGCGCAGCTCTCCGGCGGCCAGCAGCAGCGCGTGGCGCTCGCCCGCATGCTGGCGGCGCGGCCGGGCATCCTCATGCTGGACGAGCCGTTCTCCGCGCTCGACGCGCACCTCAAGGGCGTGCTGGAGCAGAACCTGGTGAGCCTGTTCGACGCCTACGACGGCACCATCCTGTACGTGAGCCACGACATCGACGAGGCGCTGCGCTTCTGCGACCGCATCGCCGTGGTGGAGGCCGGGCGCATCATGGAGACGGGCACGGGCGACGACCTGGTGAACCGCCCGCAGTCGCTCGCGGGCGTGAAGCTGTCGGGCTGCAAGAACGCCACGCCGGCCGAGCGGATGGGCGAGCACCGCGTGAGGCTGCCGAAGTGGGGCATCGAGGTGGCAACCGCCGCGCCGGTGCGCGAGGACGTCACCCACCTCGGCGTGCGCGCGTTCTACCTCGAGCGCGCGTCCGGCCCCGGCGAGAACTGCTACCGGGTGCGCGTCGACCGCGTGAGCGACTCGCGCTTCGACCGCACGGTGCTTCTGGGCTTCCTCGACCGCGTCCAGGACGAGGCGCCCACCGTGAGCGCCGACGAGGACGAGATGAAGTACCTGCACCAGCATCTGTTCTGGCGCGTGGACAAGCTGAAGGCCGGCCCCGGCGAGCTGCCCTCCGAGGGCGACGAGCTGTGGATCCGCATCCCTCCCGACAAGGTGTACCTGGTGTCGCGGTAG
- a CDS encoding InlB B-repeat-containing protein, with protein MKWKKQANQSLAIALTFALALTMNVPFAAWGAGDSESVAEVQQSDDDRVASATQPLESQATPEDDNRSDPANNGPVPENGNAMVGEPSTRALPSASPAGETVGAIGPLRIFYTLDSGGERQIGSGLNDDEKSVLDELNLDPAAFEVLHLRLVAAEGFSFEKGSGYQLTDVSVSWQAITADGMTLSYGIDLRSEGDSLVCDIPSVLLRNVSNGEYERFAISWTADGAPPEIHGAAFGSYLGFNLFKTGTAAAFETDSIMGTYVSGNGTAIVIAKSSGGRTIAIADEVGSNGSPAVSTFKDVAIACDSAGEPYRTEVSVNYSANAKFELGADADGNRTLTSLESCTYRTAQGPNAGSISEGQVFTQAMVASVQGAKYPTVQAAINAAQTGETVILLEDVQENVIVPADKSIVLDLNGQVVEGAPNADTVTVEGALTVKDDTADANPVVSDDYGSVTYAAGKILGKSPTTEPYAKALHVQNGGSATIEGGIVESEDSDAAFVSKGSTLTVNGGYFHSAEFGIGVQGEGATLVMSGGVVVADNNAAIGGNGKDEAESRDTSISISGGTVISHINADGYIACGIYHPQRGKLSITGGTVYADNGVGVLLRGGTLDMTDGTVIATGNASGQVGDSAIVQSCYGVQIDGASAYYDSANAKATITGGLVKAGENVPALNVVAPGTMTANGGTFSSDVTEYLGAGRIIKENSDGMFVVESDQVASITGANGEVRETFSFLSRAFSSVKDGETVTLLKDVPAADAQYSVSNKSFTLDLNNYSIDGTRYFTLYINRYGEPVDVIIKNGTIRNTWNGADNGPLGMAVWANQNVNLTLDNVILEAAEAPGGKQSFGLRIGNASGNTSNPSVTIKGEDTEIAGATAGISVIGNGASAVSSLTLEAGTVYGSDFGIVGNGDCDGTSIEIKGGTVRSTSEDGCAIYHPQDGGLTVSGGTLEGANGVQFCGEGKLSIEGGSINATAAEIASSDTTTTSSSILDGAALSLVSRGGGGYGAAGTAEVSITGGTLTSANNAAIQEYAVGDAGSLIKSLAISQPEGKTLTVSSASGKPAVSLSALTGNASKVIAGGTFSSDPSDYVRVRYVANQIDGGMYHVSPKGSIEVWNDFLYNNPNDSHYKGTFDSLSEALRAAGELSDANKVVYIRGDHMLTEDATIPEGVYLYVYDNAKLTVKSGATLTVEATSKKLAVNAGSSLAVEEGGRVLLKPTGSVLFSRGLVSLNDGSTFEGILSVEDGSYLCQNGSNFYASTSPVVEILRANGSTVYADTISSATIKDGDTVTLLGDVTGQRTISANDVYVDLDGHTWSGSATTSYSTIAVSGNKVTIAHGTVKSPSSSALEVSGTDSRAIIASDAIVENDGASKPAVFLKSNGSLEVQGAILAHNNFAISGNGIGADNTSVVIKDVASVRSEAAAAIYHPQTGTLEVSGGAIEGVTGVEMRSGTLNVSGNASITGTGSPFAVASNANGATTTGAGIAVVQHVTKNNIDVTISGGTISGASALSVSNPENNDEADIAKVKVSVIGGTLNAINGGADVVQSIKEDFITGGTFNKVLDTKYYEESIYQQNAQDATDEPGSVVPRAFEIKYDLGGGMLAGTAKNPASYTYFDESFTLANPERAGYTFAGWTGSGIDDGAESVTIAKGSTGNRSYTATWTANTNTAYTVEHYQQNLDGTYALAETDSLTGETDATVTAAPKAYEGFTLNEDAQGTVASGTIAGDGSLVLKLCYDRNAYDVTYKVIGSYFANDSYQVDKNVRYGAELALIGDDMSQVGYVWNGWSGLPATMPDNAVTVTGYYTAADDTAYTVRHFFQNIEDEGYTQNGVDEMTGTTGAKTKAAAKSATGFTAKPFEQADIAADGSTVVGIYYDRNVHTVSYRYKGKVPAGASTLPDPQEYRYGANIAVAPAATAPGYTFAGWSEADELVMGDADVVLYGSFTALGDTAYKVEHYQQMLDGTYELAETDRLKGQTDTTATAAPKVYEGFAPNEDAQGTVASGTIAGDGSLVLKLYYDRNSYEVSYAYTGDAPASAPALPAKATAKFDETVTPAATPTMTGYTFSGWSRAEAFAMPAGNVTITGSWAANTDVAYTVHYYLHGTTTRLSDDKVVEGRTFGQSYDEQAPAIEGYALEGAAVQRIVLDAYGKELTFSYTAKEARIAFEVNGGSQVADLVGKTGEQVAGSLPAPSREGYAFAGWYADKALTEPVSALPATYPAGATTYYAKWNAVPLPPGETGNVEIQVEVPAPPADGSPHATVTEESVEAAAKHAASVLEAIEKDEAPVGMTAEDAQKVAGLVSGADTADVRVVVSLGFEKKGEDEVDDSEKDAIGGAASDGESVQLYLDLSVKMVVQVVKDGSVQAEHEAVLGEVEEPLLFEVHVDPGLVASKSVRIAHVHGYEHDTEIIVPESIDRDRGIVRFYASKFSTYALLASESVAVDFEANGGSAVASQTIGFGSKVARPDDPTRAGYTFGGWFVDEGCTQAFDFGTPVERPLTLFAKWTAVDPGPGPNPDPDPSPNPDPDPGTDSGADHKPGDNGGSDLKPLDASSKAVGTKRLVGTGDGTGAFAASLAGVAALAVASALAAALRRRRSR; from the coding sequence ATGAAGTGGAAGAAACAGGCCAACCAATCGCTGGCGATCGCACTGACCTTCGCCCTCGCCCTCACGATGAACGTCCCCTTTGCCGCGTGGGGTGCCGGCGATTCGGAGTCGGTGGCAGAGGTTCAGCAATCCGACGATGACCGTGTCGCATCGGCGACGCAGCCGTTGGAAAGTCAAGCGACGCCCGAGGACGACAATCGGAGCGACCCCGCCAATAACGGCCCGGTACCCGAAAACGGGAACGCCATGGTCGGGGAGCCGTCGACCCGCGCGCTTCCGTCGGCTTCTCCTGCTGGAGAAACGGTAGGCGCGATCGGACCACTGCGCATCTTCTATACTCTCGACTCTGGTGGTGAGCGACAGATCGGCAGCGGCTTGAACGATGATGAGAAAAGCGTTCTCGATGAGCTGAATCTTGACCCAGCGGCGTTCGAGGTTCTGCATCTCCGTCTTGTCGCAGCGGAGGGCTTCTCCTTCGAGAAGGGCTCAGGCTACCAGCTCACGGACGTATCGGTTTCCTGGCAGGCCATCACGGCCGATGGCATGACTCTTTCCTACGGAATCGACCTGCGCTCGGAAGGCGATTCCCTTGTGTGCGACATCCCTTCGGTTCTCCTGAGGAACGTCTCCAATGGCGAGTACGAGCGGTTCGCCATCTCGTGGACTGCGGATGGGGCGCCTCCCGAGATCCACGGCGCGGCTTTCGGGTCGTATCTGGGCTTCAACCTGTTCAAGACGGGCACGGCTGCAGCGTTCGAAACCGACTCGATCATGGGAACGTACGTTTCAGGGAATGGCACGGCCATAGTGATCGCGAAGTCGAGCGGTGGGCGCACGATAGCTATTGCCGACGAGGTTGGGTCCAATGGAAGCCCTGCGGTTTCGACCTTCAAGGACGTGGCGATAGCCTGCGATTCTGCCGGCGAGCCGTACCGAACCGAGGTCAGCGTGAACTACAGCGCCAATGCCAAGTTCGAATTGGGGGCGGATGCCGATGGCAACCGCACGCTCACGTCGTTGGAAAGCTGCACGTACCGTACCGCTCAGGGGCCCAATGCGGGCTCTATTTCCGAGGGCCAGGTGTTCACCCAGGCTATGGTGGCGAGCGTGCAAGGTGCGAAGTACCCAACGGTTCAAGCGGCCATCAACGCGGCCCAGACTGGCGAGACAGTCATCCTGCTTGAGGACGTGCAGGAAAACGTCATCGTTCCTGCGGATAAGAGCATCGTGCTCGACCTCAACGGACAGGTTGTGGAGGGTGCTCCGAACGCTGATACGGTAACCGTAGAAGGCGCGCTCACGGTTAAGGACGACACGGCCGATGCAAATCCTGTTGTAAGCGACGATTACGGCTCTGTTACCTATGCTGCGGGCAAGATCCTCGGCAAGAGCCCGACAACCGAGCCTTACGCAAAAGCGCTTCATGTTCAGAACGGAGGCTCGGCCACTATCGAGGGCGGCATCGTGGAGTCCGAGGACAGCGATGCGGCCTTCGTGAGCAAAGGTTCGACCCTCACGGTAAACGGGGGTTACTTCCACAGCGCTGAATTCGGAATCGGCGTGCAAGGCGAGGGTGCGACGCTCGTGATGAGCGGTGGAGTGGTCGTTGCCGACAACAACGCTGCCATCGGAGGAAATGGCAAAGATGAGGCGGAGTCTCGCGACACGTCCATCTCGATCAGCGGTGGCACCGTCATCAGCCACATCAATGCTGATGGATACATCGCCTGCGGTATCTACCATCCCCAGCGCGGCAAGCTGAGCATCACCGGCGGCACCGTGTACGCCGACAACGGCGTCGGCGTCCTTTTGCGCGGCGGCACGCTCGACATGACGGATGGCACGGTGATCGCCACCGGCAACGCGAGCGGCCAGGTGGGCGACAGCGCGATCGTGCAAAGCTGCTACGGCGTGCAAATCGACGGCGCAAGCGCCTACTACGACAGCGCGAACGCCAAAGCGACAATCACGGGCGGCCTCGTGAAAGCCGGCGAAAACGTCCCGGCCCTCAACGTGGTGGCACCCGGCACCATGACCGCGAACGGCGGCACGTTCTCAAGCGACGTGACCGAGTATTTGGGAGCTGGCCGAATTATTAAGGAAAACTCTGACGGCATGTTTGTCGTGGAGAGCGATCAAGTGGCGAGCATCACCGGCGCAAACGGCGAAGTTCGGGAAACGTTCAGCTTTCTTTCCCGGGCTTTCAGTTCGGTCAAAGACGGCGAAACGGTTACTTTGCTCAAAGATGTTCCTGCAGCGGACGCTCAATACTCCGTCAGCAATAAGTCTTTCACGCTTGATTTGAATAATTACAGCATTGACGGCACGAGATATTTCACGTTGTATATCAATAGATACGGGGAGCCTGTCGATGTTATCATCAAAAACGGCACGATAAGAAACACGTGGAATGGGGCCGACAACGGCCCTCTCGGGATGGCGGTTTGGGCGAACCAGAATGTCAATCTGACGCTTGACAACGTGATCCTTGAGGCTGCTGAAGCGCCGGGGGGCAAACAAAGCTTCGGCCTGCGCATCGGCAACGCGTCAGGCAACACCTCCAACCCCTCCGTCACGATCAAAGGCGAGGATACCGAGATTGCCGGTGCGACCGCCGGCATATCCGTTATCGGAAACGGCGCGAGCGCCGTGTCTTCCCTCACGCTTGAGGCCGGGACGGTTTACGGTAGCGACTTCGGCATCGTCGGCAACGGCGATTGCGACGGCACGAGCATCGAGATAAAGGGCGGCACCGTGCGCTCGACGTCCGAAGACGGTTGCGCCATCTACCATCCGCAGGACGGCGGCTTGACCGTCTCGGGCGGCACGCTGGAAGGTGCGAACGGCGTGCAGTTCTGCGGTGAGGGCAAGCTGAGCATAGAGGGTGGAAGCATCAACGCGACGGCTGCCGAGATTGCCTCATCCGATACCACGACCACGAGCTCGTCCATCCTTGACGGCGCGGCGCTGTCCCTCGTTTCGCGTGGCGGTGGGGGGTACGGTGCCGCGGGCACTGCCGAGGTGTCCATCACCGGCGGCACGCTGACTAGCGCAAACAATGCCGCTATTCAGGAATACGCTGTCGGCGACGCGGGCTCGCTAATCAAGTCGCTTGCTATCTCGCAGCCCGAAGGCAAGACCCTCACGGTTTCCAGCGCCTCCGGAAAGCCCGCAGTCTCGCTCTCGGCCCTGACCGGCAACGCCTCGAAGGTGATCGCTGGCGGCACATTCTCAAGCGATCCTTCGGACTACGTCCGTGTGCGCTACGTTGCGAATCAGATAGACGGCGGGATGTACCATGTTTCGCCGAAGGGCTCCATCGAGGTGTGGAACGACTTTCTGTACAATAACCCGAATGATTCGCACTACAAGGGTACGTTTGACTCCCTGTCCGAAGCGTTGCGTGCCGCTGGCGAGCTTTCCGATGCTAACAAGGTTGTTTACATTCGCGGTGACCACATGCTTACCGAGGATGCGACCATTCCCGAAGGCGTGTACCTTTACGTGTACGACAATGCGAAGCTGACGGTAAAAAGCGGCGCGACCCTGACGGTCGAAGCAACGTCGAAAAAGCTTGCCGTGAATGCTGGGTCTTCGCTTGCGGTTGAAGAAGGCGGGAGGGTGCTGTTGAAGCCCACGGGAAGCGTCTTGTTCTCTCGCGGTCTTGTTTCGTTGAACGACGGTTCGACGTTCGAAGGGATTCTAAGCGTCGAAGATGGTAGCTATCTTTGCCAAAATGGCTCCAACTTCTATGCGTCGACCTCGCCGGTTGTCGAAATCTTGCGTGCGAATGGTAGCACCGTGTATGCCGACACGATTTCCAGCGCGACGATCAAAGATGGGGACACCGTTACGCTTCTCGGTGATGTTACAGGACAGAGGACGATTTCGGCAAACGATGTCTATGTCGATCTCGATGGGCATACCTGGAGCGGGTCGGCGACAACTTCGTATTCAACTATTGCTGTTTCGGGCAACAAAGTTACAATAGCGCACGGAACGGTGAAATCGCCATCCTCTTCGGCTTTGGAAGTGTCCGGCACAGATTCTCGCGCGATTATCGCCTCCGACGCGATCGTTGAGAACGACGGGGCTTCCAAGCCGGCCGTGTTCTTGAAATCCAACGGTTCCCTTGAAGTGCAAGGCGCCATTCTTGCCCACAACAACTTCGCCATCTCGGGGAATGGGATTGGTGCCGACAACACATCCGTCGTTATCAAGGACGTTGCCTCCGTCAGGTCCGAAGCCGCGGCAGCAATCTACCATCCCCAGACCGGCACGCTCGAAGTGAGCGGAGGGGCTATCGAGGGCGTCACCGGTGTCGAGATGCGCTCCGGTACGCTGAACGTCTCTGGGAACGCGAGCATCACTGGGACGGGATCGCCGTTTGCCGTAGCATCGAACGCAAACGGCGCCACGACTACCGGTGCCGGTATCGCCGTTGTGCAGCATGTGACGAAAAACAACATCGACGTGACCATCTCTGGCGGCACGATTTCGGGTGCGTCGGCGCTTAGCGTGAGCAATCCGGAAAACAACGATGAAGCCGACATCGCCAAAGTCAAAGTTTCCGTGATAGGCGGCACGCTCAATGCCATCAACGGCGGTGCGGATGTCGTGCAGAGCATCAAGGAAGATTTCATCACCGGCGGCACGTTCAACAAGGTGCTTGATACCAAGTATTACGAAGAGAGCATCTACCAGCAGAACGCGCAGGATGCAACCGATGAGCCTGGCAGCGTGGTGCCGCGAGCGTTCGAGATCAAGTACGACTTGGGTGGCGGCATGCTGGCAGGCACTGCGAAGAACCCTGCTTCTTACACGTATTTCGACGAGAGCTTCACGCTGGCCAACCCGGAGCGGGCGGGTTATACGTTCGCGGGTTGGACAGGTTCCGGCATCGATGATGGAGCAGAGTCTGTGACCATTGCGAAGGGGTCGACGGGCAACCGCTCCTACACGGCCACTTGGACGGCGAACACGAACACGGCTTACACGGTGGAGCATTACCAGCAAAATCTCGACGGCACGTATGCGTTGGCCGAAACCGACAGCCTGACGGGCGAGACGGACGCGACGGTCACCGCGGCCCCCAAGGCCTACGAGGGCTTCACCCTCAACGAGGACGCACAGGGGACGGTTGCTTCCGGCACTATCGCCGGTGACGGGTCGCTCGTTTTGAAGCTCTGCTACGACCGCAACGCATACGACGTCACCTACAAAGTGATCGGTTCCTATTTCGCAAACGACTCTTACCAGGTCGACAAGAACGTGCGCTACGGTGCGGAGCTCGCGCTGATAGGCGACGACATGTCACAGGTAGGCTATGTGTGGAATGGTTGGTCGGGGCTGCCCGCTACCATGCCTGACAATGCGGTCACAGTCACGGGCTACTATACCGCGGCTGATGACACCGCTTACACCGTCAGGCATTTCTTCCAGAACATAGAGGACGAAGGGTACACCCAAAACGGCGTGGATGAGATGACCGGCACCACCGGCGCGAAGACCAAAGCTGCGGCCAAGTCCGCTACCGGCTTCACGGCCAAGCCTTTCGAGCAGGCCGATATCGCCGCCGATGGATCGACGGTCGTCGGCATCTACTACGACCGCAATGTGCATACCGTGTCCTACCGGTACAAGGGGAAGGTTCCCGCAGGGGCTTCGACGCTTCCTGATCCTCAGGAGTACCGCTACGGGGCTAATATCGCCGTCGCGCCTGCCGCCACGGCTCCCGGGTACACGTTCGCCGGTTGGAGCGAGGCCGACGAGCTGGTCATGGGCGACGCCGATGTCGTCCTGTACGGCTCGTTCACGGCGCTCGGCGACACCGCCTACAAGGTGGAGCACTACCAGCAGATGCTTGACGGTACCTACGAGCTGGCCGAAACCGACAGGCTGAAGGGCCAAACAGACACGACGGCCACCGCGGCCCCCAAGGTCTACGAGGGCTTCGCCCCCAACGAGGACGCACAGGGGACGGTTGCTTCCGGAACTATCGCTGGCGACGGTTCGCTCGTGCTGAAGCTCTACTACGATCGCAACTCATACGAGGTCTCGTACGCCTACACGGGCGACGCCCCGGCCTCGGCGCCGGCTCTGCCGGCAAAGGCGACCGCCAAGTTCGACGAGACGGTGACGCCGGCCGCCACACCGACCATGACGGGCTACACGTTCTCCGGATGGTCGCGCGCCGAGGCCTTCGCCATGCCTGCCGGGAACGTAACGATCACCGGCTCGTGGGCGGCAAACACCGACGTGGCCTACACGGTGCACTACTACCTGCATGGCACGACCACGAGGCTTTCCGACGACAAGGTCGTGGAAGGTCGCACGTTCGGGCAGTCCTACGACGAGCAGGCTCCCGCCATCGAGGGCTACGCGCTTGAGGGCGCCGCCGTCCAGCGCATCGTGCTCGACGCCTACGGCAAGGAGCTCACGTTCTCCTACACCGCCAAAGAGGCGCGCATCGCGTTCGAAGTGAACGGCGGCTCGCAGGTTGCCGACCTCGTAGGCAAGACGGGCGAGCAGGTGGCGGGGTCTTTGCCCGCGCCGTCTCGCGAAGGCTACGCGTTCGCCGGCTGGTATGCGGACAAGGCCCTGACGGAACCCGTTTCGGCACTTCCCGCCACGTACCCGGCGGGCGCGACCACCTACTATGCCAAGTGGAACGCCGTTCCGCTGCCGCCCGGCGAGACGGGCAACGTGGAGATCCAGGTGGAAGTGCCCGCGCCGCCCGCGGACGGGAGCCCCCATGCGACCGTGACCGAGGAGTCGGTCGAGGCTGCGGCGAAGCATGCCGCGAGCGTCCTCGAGGCCATCGAGAAGGACGAGGCGCCCGTCGGCATGACGGCAGAGGATGCGCAAAAGGTGGCCGGGCTCGTGTCCGGTGCCGACACGGCCGACGTGCGCGTGGTCGTCTCGCTCGGCTTCGAGAAGAAGGGCGAGGATGAGGTCGACGACAGCGAGAAGGATGCCATCGGCGGTGCGGCATCGGACGGCGAGTCGGTGCAGCTCTACCTCGACCTGTCCGTCAAGATGGTCGTTCAGGTGGTGAAGGACGGCTCGGTCCAGGCCGAGCACGAGGCCGTTCTCGGCGAGGTCGAAGAGCCTCTGCTGTTCGAGGTCCACGTCGATCCTGGCCTGGTCGCAAGCAAGAGCGTTCGCATTGCTCACGTGCATGGATACGAGCACGACACGGAGATCATCGTGCCCGAGAGCATCGATCGTGACAGGGGCATCGTGCGCTTCTACGCGAGCAAGTTCTCCACCTATGCGCTCCTCGCCTCCGAGAGCGTTGCCGTGGATTTCGAGGCGAACGGCGGCTCGGCCGTTGCCTCCCAGACGATCGGCTTCGGCAGCAAGGTTGCGAGGCCGGACGACCCGACTCGCGCGGGCTACACGTTCGGCGGCTGGTTCGTCGACGAGGGCTGCACGCAGGCGTTCGACTTCGGCACGCCCGTCGAGCGCCCGCTCACGCTCTTCGCCAAGTGGACGGCCGTCGATCCCGGCCCCGGCCCGAACCCTGATCCGGATCCGAGCCCGAATCCCGATCCAGACCCCGGTACCGACTCCGGCGCCGATCATAAGCCGGGCGACAACGGCGGGTCGGACCTGAAGCCCCTCGACGCCTCGTCGAAGGCCGTCGGCACCAAGCGGCTCGTGGGCACCGGTGACGGCACGGGTGCCTTCGCGGCGTCGCTCGCGGGCGTTGCGGCGCTGGCCGTCGCGAGCGCCCTGGCCGCCGCACTGCGACGGCGGCGCAGCCGGTAG
- the moaA gene encoding GTP 3',8-cyclase MoaA — translation MKDSHGRTIDYLRISLTDRCNFRCIYCMPEDGVQSLAHEDILRIEEIEQAVRVAAGMGIRSIRLTGGEPLVRLGVVDLVRAIAHTPGIENVSMTTNGVLLPKMAAELKQAGLSRVNISLDTLDPAQFKQITRRGELQQTLDGIEAALEAGFNPVKINAVAVRSLDQDYLAFAKLSLDRPLHVRFIEYMPVGESSGSHGCGWGKDDVVPSEELFGIINERARAAGMDELVAAGDDRPLGWGPARYFQFPNAQGTVGFISPLSRHFCSECNRLRLTADGKLRPCLFSDDEYDLRTALRSGDEQAARTVFAQALGAKPDEHHDKVGTERGMSQIGG, via the coding sequence ATGAAAGACAGCCATGGTCGCACCATCGACTATTTGAGGATATCGCTCACCGACCGCTGCAACTTCCGGTGCATCTACTGCATGCCCGAGGACGGCGTGCAGTCGCTCGCCCACGAGGACATCCTGCGCATCGAGGAGATCGAGCAGGCCGTGCGCGTGGCGGCCGGCATGGGCATCCGCAGCATCCGCCTCACCGGCGGCGAGCCGCTCGTGCGCCTGGGCGTGGTGGACCTCGTGCGGGCCATCGCGCACACGCCCGGCATCGAGAACGTGTCCATGACCACGAACGGCGTGCTGCTGCCGAAGATGGCGGCCGAGCTCAAGCAAGCCGGCCTCTCGCGCGTGAACATCTCGCTCGACACGCTCGACCCGGCGCAGTTCAAGCAGATCACCCGCCGCGGCGAGCTCCAGCAGACGCTCGACGGCATCGAGGCGGCGCTCGAGGCGGGCTTCAACCCGGTGAAGATCAACGCCGTGGCCGTGCGCAGCCTGGACCAGGACTACCTGGCGTTCGCGAAGCTCTCCCTCGACCGCCCGCTGCATGTGCGCTTCATCGAGTACATGCCGGTGGGCGAGAGCTCCGGCAGCCACGGCTGCGGCTGGGGCAAGGACGACGTCGTGCCGAGCGAGGAGCTGTTCGGCATCATCAACGAGCGCGCCCGGGCCGCCGGTATGGACGAGCTCGTGGCCGCCGGCGACGACCGCCCGCTCGGCTGGGGGCCGGCGCGCTATTTCCAGTTTCCGAACGCGCAGGGCACGGTGGGCTTCATCAGCCCGCTGTCGCGCCACTTCTGCAGCGAGTGCAACCGCCTGCGCCTCACGGCCGACGGCAAGCTGCGCCCGTGCTTGTTCTCGGACGACGAGTACGACCTGCGCACCGCGCTGCGCTCGGGCGACGAGCAGGCCGCCCGCACCGTGTTCGCGCAGGCCTTGGGCGCCAAGCCCGACGAGCACCACGATAAGGTAGGAACCGAACGGGGAATGTCCCAAATTGGAGGCTGA
- the moaC gene encoding cyclic pyranopterin monophosphate synthase MoaC, which yields MTEQQLTHIDEHGDVRMVDVSQKADTERVAVAEGFIAMNPATLALIVEGKAAKGDVLACARVAGVMAAKQTSSLIPMCHPLNITKAKVECAPVEAGEREDGRVGIHVTTTCGVTGKTGIEMEALTAASVACLTVYDMCKAVDRGMEIMDVRLLKKDGGKTGLWEREA from the coding sequence ATGACCGAACAGCAACTCACCCATATCGACGAGCACGGCGACGTGCGCATGGTGGACGTGTCGCAGAAGGCCGACACCGAGCGCGTGGCCGTGGCCGAGGGCTTCATCGCCATGAACCCCGCCACGCTCGCGCTCATCGTGGAGGGCAAGGCCGCCAAGGGCGACGTGCTGGCCTGCGCGCGCGTGGCGGGCGTCATGGCCGCCAAGCAGACGAGCAGCCTCATCCCCATGTGCCACCCGCTGAACATCACGAAGGCCAAGGTGGAGTGCGCGCCGGTGGAGGCGGGCGAGCGCGAGGACGGCCGCGTGGGCATCCACGTGACCACCACCTGCGGCGTCACGGGCAAGACCGGCATCGAGATGGAGGCCCTCACCGCCGCGAGCGTGGCGTGCCTCACCGTGTACGACATGTGCAAGGCCGTGGACCGCGGCATGGAGATCATGGACGTGCGCCTGCTGAAGAAGGACGGCGGCAAGACCGGCCTCTGGGAGCGCGAGGCTTAG